The stretch of DNA CATTGCCGCCGCGGCGGGCTCGTTCGGCCAGTTTCTGATGATCCCGGTGGAACAGGGGCTGATCTCCGGCCTGGGCTGGCAGAACGCGCTGTACGTGATGGCGCTGATGGCGTGCGTGATGCTGCCGCTGGCGCTGACCCTGCGCGAGCCGCGCGAGGCCGCGCACACTGGCGGCCACCACCAGACCATCGGCCAGGCCATCCACGAAGCCTTCGGCAACCGCAACTTCCAGCTGCTGACGCTGGGCTACTTCGTGTGCGGCTTCCAAGTGGTCTTTATCGGCGTGCACCTGGCACCGTACCTGAAGGACCAGGGGCTGACCGATCCCAAGGTGGCCGTGGTGGCGCTGGCGCTGATCGGCCTGTTCAATGTCTTCGGCACCTATACCGCCGGCGCGATGGGCCAGCGCCTGCCCAAGCGCTACCTGCTGGCGGCTATCTACCTGGCGCGCTCGGTGGTGATCGCCGCCTACCTGCTGCTGCCGCTGACAGTCGCCAGCACCTGGGTGTTCGCGGCGGTGATGGGTTTCCTGTGGCTGTCGACCGTGCCGCTGACCAACGGCATCATCGCGCAGGTGTTCGGGGTGAAATACCTGTCGATGCTGTCGGGGGTGGTGTTCTTTTCACACCAGATCGGCAGTTTCCTGGGCGCGTGGCTGGGTGGTTATCTCTACGACCGCACCGGGGGCTACAACACGGTGTGGATGATCGCGATCGCGCTGGGCGTGCTGGCGGCGCTGGTCAACCTGCCGATCCGCGAGCAGGCGGTAGTGCGGGCGCAGCCGGCGGCGGCGTGATGAGCACGGCCCAGGCGCGCATGGCTAAGGCAGCCGGGCTGGCGGTGCTGGCCGGGGTGCTGGCGCTCGGGTTCGTGGGTTACCTGCGGCCGGGGTTCATGGTCGACCTGACCAATATGGTGCTGGCCTGGTGTGGGTGAGGTCCGGCGCTTGCCGGACCCTCGGGCCTCAGGCGCCTTCGCCCTTCGACTTCGCCTCCAGCACTTCCCAGCGCTCCAGCGCTTCCAGCAGTTCCATCTCGATCTCGTCATGCCGCGTGCCGAGCTGCGCGGCCTTGGCCGCATCGCTGACATAGAGCGAGCCGTCCGCGAGCTGCGCCGAAATCGTTTTCTGCTCGGTCTCCAGCGCAGCGATGCGCTCGGGCAGCCCATCCAGCTCCCGCTGCTCCTTGTACGACAGCTTGACCGTGCGATTGGCCCCGCGCGCCTCGCGCGAATCCTTGCCCCTGGCCGGCTCGGCCGCCTTCTGCTCTGCCGGCTTGCGTGCCGCCTGCAGCGCCGCGCTGCGCGCTGATTGCTCGACCCAGTCGGAATAACCGCCCACCGACTCGCGCCAGACCCCATCGCCTTCGGCGGCCAGCGTCGAGGTCACCACGTTGTCGAGGAAGGCGCGGTCGTGCGATACCAGGAACACGGTGCCGCCGTAGTCCTGCAGCAGCTCCTCCAGCAGTTCCAGCGTGTCGATGTCGAGATCGTTGGTGGGTTCGTCCAGCACCAGCACATTGGCCGGCCGCGCAAACAGCCGCGCCAGCAGCAGCCGGTTGCGCTCGCCCCCCGACAGCGACTTGACCGGCGAGCGCGCGCGCTCGGGCGCAAACAGGAAATCGCCCAGGTAGCTCATCACGTGCTTGCGCTGGCCGTTGACCTCGACCCAGTCGCTGCCCGGGCTGATGGTGTCGGCCAGGGACTTCTCCAGGTCCAGCGCGGTGCGCATCTGGTCGAAGTACGCCACCTGCAGGTTGCTGCCGTTGCGCACGGTGCCGCTGTCCGGCGCCAGTTCGCCCAGGATCAGGCGCAGCAGCGTGGTCTTGCCGGCGCCGTTGGGGCCGATCAGGCCGACCTTGTCGCCGCGCATGATGGTGGCGGTGAAATCGCGCACCACCACCTTGTCGCCGTACGCCTTGCTCACGTCGGTCAGCTCGGCCACGATCTTGCCGGAGCGGTCCGCCTGCGAGACCTCGAGCTTGACGTTGCCCTGCACCTCGCGGCGCGCGGCGCGCTCGTTGCGCATCGCCACCAGCCGCTGGATGCGCGACACGCTGCGGGTGCGGCGCGCTTCCACGCCCTTGCGGATCCACACTTCTTCCTGTGCCAGCAGCTTGTCGAACTTGGCCTGCTCGACCTGCTCGGCGGCCAGCATCTCGGCCTTGCGCGCCTGGTAGGCGGCGAAGTTGCCGGGAAAGGACACCAGCCGCCCGCGGTCCAGTTCGACGATGCGCGTGGCGACCCGGTCGAGGAAGGCGCGGTCGTGGGTGATCAGCAGCACGCTGCCGCGAAACTGCAGCAGCAGGTCTTCCAGCCAGCGGATCGCTTCCACGTCGAGGTGGTTGGTGGGCTCGTCCAGCAGCAGGATGTCGGGCTCGGCCACCAGCGCCTGCGCCAGCGCCACGCGCTTCTGCAGGCCGCCCGAGAGCGCATCGACGCGCGTGTGCGAATCCAGCCCCAGCCGCGCCAGCGTGGTTTCCACGCGGGTGCGCAGCTGCCAGGCGCCGGCGGCATCGAGCTCGGACTGCAGCCGGTGCAGTTCGGCCAGCGCCGCTTCGTCGTCATGGTGCTCGGCAACGCGGTCGGCGGCGGCCTCATAGCGCACCAGCAGGTCGTGCGCGTCGCCCATGCCCTGCGACACCGCGTCGAACACGGTGATGCCGGGCGCGAACTGCGGCTCCTGCGGCACGTAGGCGCTGGTCACGCCGCTCTGGCGGGCGATCAGCCCGTCATCCGGCGCCGACAGCCCCGCCACGATCTTCAGCAGCGAGGACTTGCCCGAACCGTTGCGCCCGATCAGCCCCACGCGCTCGCCGGCCTCCAGCGAAAAGTCGGTGTGATCGAGCAGGGCCACGTGCCCGAAGGCAAGCTGGGCGTCGGTGATGGAAAACAGGGCCATGGAAGGAAGACGAGACAGCGAGGGAAGAAGGGACGGGCCGGCGGCGCGGGCGCGCCCGGCGGCAGCCCGCATTGTAGACGACCGGCAGCGTAAGCCGGCCGGGCAAAAAGAAGGGCCCGCGCAGTGCGGGCCCAAGAGTCTCTCCTCGGTGCCCTGCTCGCAAGGCACGAATCCAGCATAACAACCGCCCACGCCCCGCTCCAGTCGGACAAGTCCGTAAGGGAAAGCCCCGTCAACGGCGGTCGCCGCGCCGCAGTCCCGCCGAACCCGGTCAAATTGGTACGGCCAAGGCACTCATGCGAAGATGGCGGCCGTACCCAAGTGCCTGCTGCACGTCGCCATGACCACCTCGCCATGACCACCGCCTCCCTCAAATTTTCCGACCTGTCCGTGTCCGCGCTTGTCGCCGGGCTGGTCGCCACGCTCACCGGCTACACCAGTTCGCTGGTGCTGATGATCCAGGCGGGACACGCGGCCCACCTGACCGACGCGCAGATCTCGTCATGGATCTGGGCGCTGTCGATCGGCATGGGGATCACCACCATCGGCCTGTCGCTGGCGTTGCGCGTGCCCATCGTGGTGGCGTGGTCCACCCCCGGCGCGGCGCTGCTGATCGCCAGCCTGCCCGGCGTGCCCTATGCCGAGGCGATCGGCGCCTTCCTGATGGCGGCATTGCTGATGACCGCGGCCGGCATGACCGGCTGGTTCGACAAGCTGATGCGTGCCCTGCCCGCCAGCATCGCCTCGGCGCTGCTGGCCGGCATCCTGTTTCGCATCAGCGTCGACGTGTTCGTGCAGGCGCAGCACCAGACCGTGCTGCTGCTGGCGATGTTCGCCGCCTTCCTGCTGGGGCGGCGGCTGTGGCCGGCCTATGCGGTGCCCGGGGTGCTGCTGGCCGGCGTGGCGGTGGCGGGCGTGCTCGGGCAGCTCGATTTCTCGGGCGTGCGGCTGGAACTGGCGGTGCCGGTGTGGACCACGCCGGCGTTCTCGATGCCGGCCTTCATCAGCCTCGCCATTCCGCTGTTCATCGTCGCGCTGGCGTCGCAGAACATCCCGGGGCTGGCCGTGCTGCAGGCCGATGGCTACCACGTGCCGGCCTCGCGCCTGATCACCGTCACCGGACTGGCCTCGGCCGCGCTCGCGCCGTTCGGCTCGCACGGCATCAACCTGGCCGCCATCACCGCGGCGATCTGCACCGGCCCGCAGGCCGATCCCGACCGACATCGGCGCTATACCGCGGCGGTGGTCTGCGGCGTCGGCTACCTGGTCGCGGGCACGCTGGCCGCCAGCATCGCGGCGCTGTTCGCGGCCTTCCCGCAGGCGCTGGTGGTGGGCGTGACCGCGTTCGCGCTGCTGGGCTCGATCGCCAACGGCCTGACCGTCGCCATGCAGGTCCCGGCCGAGCGCGAAGCCGCCCTGCTGACCTTCATGATCACGGCCTCGGGCATGACCCTGGCCGGCATCGGCTCGGCCTTCTGGGGCGTGGTGGGCGGCATGCTCGCCTACCACGTGCTGCGCCGCCGGGCAGGCTGACGGCAGATCCGGCGCGGGGCTACAGCAGCAGGAAAGCCAGGTCGGACAGGCCGATGTCCTCCGGCGGCACGCCCTTGCGCCGCTGGAACAGGATGTGCTGCAGCACGCGGTCGCGATTGCCGGCAAAGGTTTCCGGATCCAGCCGCAGCGCCACGCGCGCGTAGTGCTCGGCCAGCAGCCGGTAGACCCGGTGCCGCACCCGCAGCATCTCGTTCTCGGCATGCAGCTGGCTCATGGCGCCGGTATTTTCTTCTTCCAGCTGCCGCATG from Cupriavidus taiwanensis encodes:
- a CDS encoding MFS transporter — encoded protein: MQNRQLSLTTVLVCGGLLVTLSMGIRHGFGLFNLPITQAHGWNRETFAFALALQNLMWGASQPFAGALADKFGALRIMLVGVALYVAGLVVMALATSGTAFATGAGVMIGIAQSGTTYSIVYGVIGRVASPEKRVWAMGIAAAAGSFGQFLMIPVEQGLISGLGWQNALYVMALMACVMLPLALTLREPREAAHTGGHHQTIGQAIHEAFGNRNFQLLTLGYFVCGFQVVFIGVHLAPYLKDQGLTDPKVAVVALALIGLFNVFGTYTAGAMGQRLPKRYLLAAIYLARSVVIAAYLLLPLTVASTWVFAAVMGFLWLSTVPLTNGIIAQVFGVKYLSMLSGVVFFSHQIGSFLGAWLGGYLYDRTGGYNTVWMIAIALGVLAALVNLPIREQAVVRAQPAAA
- a CDS encoding ATP-binding cassette domain-containing protein; its protein translation is MALFSITDAQLAFGHVALLDHTDFSLEAGERVGLIGRNGSGKSSLLKIVAGLSAPDDGLIARQSGVTSAYVPQEPQFAPGITVFDAVSQGMGDAHDLLVRYEAAADRVAEHHDDEAALAELHRLQSELDAAGAWQLRTRVETTLARLGLDSHTRVDALSGGLQKRVALAQALVAEPDILLLDEPTNHLDVEAIRWLEDLLLQFRGSVLLITHDRAFLDRVATRIVELDRGRLVSFPGNFAAYQARKAEMLAAEQVEQAKFDKLLAQEEVWIRKGVEARRTRSVSRIQRLVAMRNERAARREVQGNVKLEVSQADRSGKIVAELTDVSKAYGDKVVVRDFTATIMRGDKVGLIGPNGAGKTTLLRLILGELAPDSGTVRNGSNLQVAYFDQMRTALDLEKSLADTISPGSDWVEVNGQRKHVMSYLGDFLFAPERARSPVKSLSGGERNRLLLARLFARPANVLVLDEPTNDLDIDTLELLEELLQDYGGTVFLVSHDRAFLDNVVTSTLAAEGDGVWRESVGGYSDWVEQSARSAALQAARKPAEQKAAEPARGKDSREARGANRTVKLSYKEQRELDGLPERIAALETEQKTISAQLADGSLYVSDAAKAAQLGTRHDEIEMELLEALERWEVLEAKSKGEGA
- a CDS encoding benzoate/H(+) symporter BenE family transporter, producing the protein MTTASLKFSDLSVSALVAGLVATLTGYTSSLVLMIQAGHAAHLTDAQISSWIWALSIGMGITTIGLSLALRVPIVVAWSTPGAALLIASLPGVPYAEAIGAFLMAALLMTAAGMTGWFDKLMRALPASIASALLAGILFRISVDVFVQAQHQTVLLLAMFAAFLLGRRLWPAYAVPGVLLAGVAVAGVLGQLDFSGVRLELAVPVWTTPAFSMPAFISLAIPLFIVALASQNIPGLAVLQADGYHVPASRLITVTGLASAALAPFGSHGINLAAITAAICTGPQADPDRHRRYTAAVVCGVGYLVAGTLAASIAALFAAFPQALVVGVTAFALLGSIANGLTVAMQVPAEREAALLTFMITASGMTLAGIGSAFWGVVGGMLAYHVLRRRAG